The Cellulomonas oligotrophica sequence GGGACGATGGCCTGCGCGACGGTCGAGGGCGTCGAGCTCCCGCCGGAGTGCATCCCCGTCGACGTCGAGGCGAACATGGCGCTCAACGACGCCTACCGCCAGCGCATGGACGTCAGCACCGACCAGGTCGCGGCGGCCGAGCCCGAGCGGGCGGCCGTCGAGGCCGCGCTCACGAGCCTCGTCGGCACGCCCTGGACCGGTGCGAGCGTCGCCGAGGCCCTCGTCGCCGCCGGCATCGACGAGGACCGCGCCAGCGTCGTCTCGGTGGGCGCGCGCGAGGCCCCCGAGCAGGTCGAGGTGATCGTCAGCAGCACCGCGACGGCCGTCTGCATCGTCGGCCAGATCGACGCCGCCGGGGTGGAGGTCGCCAGCGAGGGCATGATCGCCGACGGCGGGTGCGTGCCGGCCCAGTGAGCCGCCCCGCGCACCCGGCACCTGCGGACGCGGCAGCTGCCGAGCCCGCTCCCCCACGCCGCCGCGTCCGGATCGCCGGGGCCGTGGTCGGCGTCCTCGTCGCGGGACTGCTCGTCTCCCGCAGCACGGGCCTGGCCGCAGACCTCGCCGGCGGCGCCCTGTACGCCGCGCTCGTGCAGCTGCTCGTGCTGCTCGTGGCGCCGCGCACGCGTCCGCCCGTCGCGGGCGCCGTGGCGCTCGGGCTGTGCACCGCCGTCGAGCTCGCCCAGCTCACCGGCCTGCCGGCTTCGGCGGTCGCCGCCTGGCCGCCGCTGCACTACGTGCTGGGCAGCACCTTCTCCGCCCCCGACCTGCCCGCCTACGCCGCGGGCGTCGCAGCGGTCACCTGGCTCGACGCGACCCGCAGGCGCCGCTGAGCCCCGCGCCGCCCGCCCGGGGCGGGAGCGGCCGCCGCACGGCGATTGTGAGTACACGCCCTGCTGTACTCTCGGGCACGTGGAGACCGTCACGACGACGCACACCGCGGCGCTCGCGCGGCTCGGGCACGCGCTGTCCGACCCGACGCGCACCCGGGTGCTGCTCGCGCTGCGTGAGGCACCCGCCTACCCCGCGGACCTCGCCGACGCGCTCGACGTCAGCCGTCAGGTCATGTCCAACCACCTGGCGTGCCTGCGCGGGTGCGGCCTGGTCGAGGCGATCCCCGACGGCCGCCGCACCTGGTACCGGCTCGCCGACCCGCACCTCGCACCCGCGCTCGACGACCTGCTGCGGCTCGTCCTCGCCGTCGACCCCGGGTGCTGCGGCCCCGCGTGCACGTGCGCATGAGCGCCGCGACCGCACCGACGCCCGCGCGGCGGTCCGTGCTCGCCCGGCGGATCCGCGTCGTCGTGGCGGCGACGATCACCTACAACGTCGTCGAGGCCGCGATCGCCCTGACCGCCGGGACCGCGGCCTCGTCCGCTGCCCTGGTCGGGTTCGGCCTGGACTCGCTCGTCGAGGTGCTCTCGGCCGCAGCCGTCGCGTGGCAGTTCGCCGCGCCCGACCCGGAGCGGCGCGAGCGCACCGCGACCCGGCTGATCGCGGTGTCGTTCTTCGGGCTCGCCGTCCTGGTGTCCGTCGAGGCGGTGCGCGCGCTGCTCGGCGCGTCCAGCCCCGAGACGTCGACGGTCGGGCTCGTGCTCGCCGCGGTCTCGCTCGTGGTCATGCCGGGCCTGTCGTGGTTCGAGCGGCGCACCGGCCGCGAGCTCGGCTCGGCGTCGGCCGTCGCGGACTCGAAGCAGACGCTGCTGTGCGCGTGGCTGTCGGCGGTGCTGCTCGTCGGCCTGGCGCTGCACAGCACCCTCGGCTGGTGGTGGGCCGACCCCCTCGCCGCGCTCGTCATCGCCGGGTTCGCCGTGCGCGAGGGCCTCGAGGCGTGGCGCGGCGACACCTGCTGCACCCCCGTGGCCCGCCTCGTCGACGACGTCACCCCCACCTGCACCGACGGCTGCCACGACGACTGACGGTCGCGCGACCGGACCCGTCAGGCTGTCACGGGAGGGCTCCGCCATCAGGACGCGGGCAAGGCCGTCGAGTTCGTGACCACGGCGCGCCGCGGGCCGCTACGGTCGTCGC is a genomic window containing:
- a CDS encoding cation diffusion facilitator family transporter, which produces MSAATAPTPARRSVLARRIRVVVAATITYNVVEAAIALTAGTAASSAALVGFGLDSLVEVLSAAAVAWQFAAPDPERRERTATRLIAVSFFGLAVLVSVEAVRALLGASSPETSTVGLVLAAVSLVVMPGLSWFERRTGRELGSASAVADSKQTLLCAWLSAVLLVGLALHSTLGWWWADPLAALVIAGFAVREGLEAWRGDTCCTPVARLVDDVTPTCTDGCHDD
- a CDS encoding ribosomal maturation YjgA family protein — encoded protein: MVGVLVAGLLVSRSTGLAADLAGGALYAALVQLLVLLVAPRTRPPVAGAVALGLCTAVELAQLTGLPASAVAAWPPLHYVLGSTFSAPDLPAYAAGVAAVTWLDATRRRR
- a CDS encoding ArsR/SmtB family transcription factor, which gives rise to METVTTTHTAALARLGHALSDPTRTRVLLALREAPAYPADLADALDVSRQVMSNHLACLRGCGLVEAIPDGRRTWYRLADPHLAPALDDLLRLVLAVDPGCCGPACTCA